Proteins from one Paraburkholderia acidisoli genomic window:
- a CDS encoding tyrosine-type recombinase/integrase: MGKDRTQTITEAQLLALTVADNDRTVRDGSGLSGKVHAGVKGRVSVHFRYRYRFDGKSREMPLGAWPRDSLESIRQQFDETKLRVECGGDPAGQKKAVIHKIRLEQAEIVRQEQQLAERERQQAEQTLTVQAMFDEWHSEAMAENTADHAEAVRRLFELHLLPRAGALRVSDVKSEHIRQTLVALISAGKISRAISLRIYVDAMFSWAGKRRPWGLLFDISPVESINLKRLLPDGYQDWSDRVLVDDEIIELRNRFQLLRHAFEFRDGSRRGLATPIRREEELAVWITLATMVRINEICSARWREHINFAKATWFIPPEHAKNGKGHTIFLSAFSMKLLRELHTMTGRTPFLLPHPHDSAKPYTTAILQCAIGARQSLGKWKKKSRMSGITASSLALHGGPWSWHDLRRTGSTIMQGCGVDERVVDRCLNHSIHSQARRKGLDARLLRTYQQYNFEKEMRQAWDTLGEYLMKLDGIPAQINGPGAVVVANDDVGPQQLESA; the protein is encoded by the coding sequence GTGGGGAAAGATCGTACTCAAACCATCACCGAGGCGCAGTTGCTGGCGCTGACCGTCGCTGACAATGACCGCACTGTGCGTGACGGGTCGGGCCTCTCGGGCAAGGTGCATGCCGGTGTGAAAGGGCGGGTCAGCGTGCATTTCCGGTATCGCTACCGGTTCGATGGCAAGTCACGCGAGATGCCGCTTGGCGCGTGGCCCCGTGACTCGCTTGAATCAATACGACAGCAGTTCGATGAAACGAAGCTGCGTGTTGAGTGTGGCGGTGATCCGGCGGGTCAGAAGAAGGCCGTCATCCATAAGATCAGGCTGGAGCAGGCCGAGATCGTTCGTCAGGAGCAGCAACTGGCAGAGCGAGAGCGCCAGCAGGCAGAGCAAACCCTGACTGTCCAGGCCATGTTCGATGAATGGCATTCCGAAGCAATGGCGGAAAATACAGCGGACCATGCGGAAGCCGTGCGCCGTTTGTTCGAACTGCATCTGCTGCCTCGGGCAGGCGCGCTTCGAGTCAGCGATGTGAAGTCGGAGCATATCCGGCAAACGTTGGTAGCGCTCATTTCGGCAGGGAAGATATCGAGGGCGATCTCGCTGCGTATATACGTAGATGCGATGTTCTCGTGGGCAGGAAAACGCCGACCCTGGGGGTTGCTTTTCGACATCAGCCCGGTCGAGTCTATCAATCTCAAACGGCTGCTACCCGACGGATATCAGGACTGGTCGGATCGCGTGCTCGTTGACGACGAAATTATCGAGCTGCGCAACCGCTTCCAGCTTCTGCGCCATGCCTTCGAATTCCGCGATGGTTCACGCAGGGGACTTGCCACGCCAATACGTCGCGAAGAAGAACTCGCTGTGTGGATCACACTTGCAACCATGGTTCGGATCAACGAAATCTGCTCGGCACGCTGGCGCGAGCATATAAATTTCGCGAAAGCGACCTGGTTTATTCCGCCTGAGCATGCGAAGAACGGTAAAGGCCATACGATTTTCCTGTCCGCGTTCTCCATGAAGCTGTTACGCGAACTGCATACTATGACAGGGCGCACGCCGTTTTTGCTTCCACATCCACACGATTCCGCCAAGCCGTACACCACCGCAATTCTCCAATGCGCCATCGGTGCACGTCAGAGCCTTGGAAAGTGGAAAAAGAAAAGCCGCATGTCGGGGATCACAGCAAGCTCGCTGGCCCTGCACGGTGGGCCGTGGTCGTGGCATGACCTGCGTCGAACGGGTTCGACAATCATGCAAGGCTGTGGCGTTGACGAGCGTGTGGTGGACCGATGCCTTAACCACAGCATTCATTCGCAGGCGCGCAGAAAGGGGCTAGACGCGCGTTTGCTTCGGACATACCAGCAATACAACTTCGAAAAGGAAATGCGACAGGCATGGGATACGCTAGGTGAGTACCTGATGAAGCTCGACGGGATACCTGCACAGATCAATGGTCCAGGTGCGGTTGTGGTGGCAAACGATGATGTTGGGCCTCAGCAGCTCGAAAGCGCTTAA
- a CDS encoding methyl-accepting chemotaxis protein — protein MRNNQPVTQQEYDYPASQMLVSATDLKGRIQYCNPAFVAVSGFSKDELIGKPHNIIRHPDMPAEAFADLWESIQAGRPWTALVKNRRKSGEHYWVRANVTPVSEQGRVVGYLSVRVKPSRDEVREAEALYAKMREGHLRGVKLRHGAIVRTGFVGAMQALMRVPVATRIAVGYGGVAAVFAVAGCIAWQGLPPLPFWGAFGAAGVSAIAAWRLTTRHLGEPLAQMSAVSTRMAAGDLTATLAIAANDDLGDVLQALNQLQANLTAIVYDVRSQIDGMLDAAHEISSGNLDLSRRTELQAASLEETAATMDQLTTTVQANAEASARALDLARDAQAAAAEGGSIAGQMERTMTGITQASQRIADITGVIDGIAFQTNILALNAAVEAARAGEAGRSFAVVAGEVRMLAQRCAASAKEIKQVVDASVHEIAEGTRLVGSTTAQMRSIDEAVSRVSSIIVEVANASGEQAEGIRQVNQAVAHLDSATQQNAALVEQAAATAQRLAEQADVLDEAVRLFTVAGTQAPQRARPAHAPSTNDFDEFAA, from the coding sequence ATGCGCAACAATCAGCCCGTCACGCAGCAGGAATACGACTATCCCGCTTCGCAGATGCTCGTCTCCGCGACCGACCTCAAGGGCCGCATTCAATACTGCAATCCCGCGTTCGTCGCGGTATCCGGCTTCTCGAAGGACGAGTTGATCGGCAAGCCGCACAACATCATTCGTCATCCCGACATGCCCGCCGAAGCGTTCGCGGACCTGTGGGAAAGCATTCAGGCGGGCCGGCCGTGGACCGCGCTCGTCAAAAACCGCCGCAAGAGCGGCGAACACTACTGGGTTCGCGCGAACGTCACGCCCGTCTCCGAGCAGGGCCGCGTGGTCGGGTATCTGAGCGTGCGCGTCAAGCCCTCGCGCGACGAGGTCCGCGAAGCCGAAGCGTTGTACGCCAAGATGCGCGAAGGCCACTTGCGCGGCGTGAAACTGCGGCACGGCGCGATCGTGCGCACAGGCTTCGTCGGGGCGATGCAGGCGTTGATGCGCGTGCCGGTCGCCACGCGCATCGCCGTCGGTTATGGCGGGGTCGCGGCCGTGTTCGCGGTGGCGGGTTGCATCGCGTGGCAAGGCTTGCCGCCGTTGCCGTTCTGGGGCGCGTTCGGCGCCGCCGGTGTGAGCGCGATCGCCGCATGGCGCCTCACCACGCGACATCTCGGTGAACCGCTCGCGCAGATGTCGGCGGTATCGACTCGCATGGCGGCGGGCGACCTCACGGCCACGCTCGCGATCGCGGCCAACGACGATCTCGGCGACGTGCTCCAGGCGCTCAATCAGCTGCAGGCCAATCTCACGGCGATCGTCTACGACGTGCGCTCGCAGATCGACGGCATGCTCGACGCCGCGCACGAAATCTCCAGCGGCAATCTCGATCTCTCGCGCCGCACTGAATTGCAGGCGGCCTCGCTCGAGGAAACCGCCGCCACGATGGATCAGTTGACGACGACGGTCCAGGCCAATGCCGAAGCCAGCGCCCGCGCACTCGATCTCGCCCGCGACGCGCAAGCGGCCGCCGCCGAAGGCGGTTCGATCGCGGGCCAGATGGAACGCACGATGACGGGCATCACGCAGGCCTCGCAGCGTATCGCCGACATCACCGGCGTGATCGACGGCATCGCGTTCCAGACCAACATCCTCGCGCTCAATGCCGCTGTGGAAGCCGCGCGCGCGGGCGAGGCGGGCCGCTCGTTCGCCGTCGTGGCGGGCGAGGTGCGCATGCTCGCGCAACGCTGCGCGGCATCGGCGAAGGAAATCAAGCAGGTCGTCGATGCGAGCGTCCACGAAATCGCGGAAGGCACGCGCCTCGTCGGCAGCACGACCGCGCAAATGCGCTCCATCGACGAAGCCGTGAGCCGCGTCTCGTCGATCATCGTCGAAGTCGCGAACGCGAGCGGCGAGCAGGCCGAAGGCATACGCCAGGTCAACCAGGCCGTCGCGCATCTGGACAGCGCCACGCAGCAAAACGCCGCGCTCGTCGAGCAGGCCGCCGCCACCGCGCAGCGCCTTGCCGAACAAGCCGACGTGCTCGACGAAGCCGTGCGGCTCTTCACCGTCGCGGGCACGCAGGCACCGCAACGCGCGCGCCCCGCACACGCGCCGAGCACGAACGATTTCGACGAATTCGCGGCTTGA
- a CDS encoding DedA family protein/thiosulfate sulfurtransferase GlpE has translation MLHDLLARYGPALVFANVLAGSLGLPVPAMPALVLFGAMAAMHPGLVGQQVAPVLALAIFAMLIGDSVWFLAGRLYGGDTLKTLCKLSLSRDTCVKKTERFFGRWGVRVLAVAKFVPGLSLVSVPLAGAMGVPYRQFIGFDGIGAALWSGTGLLIGVMFAPQIDMLMAGASRLGRGVAVVIVVLLLLYAAYRWQRRRQLIKKLANARITVDDLYRAMGAKPPPVVFDIRSEEKRKLDPYVIPGAIFADERQLSEILAKYPLDQKLVIYCSCPNEISAAWMAKKLVEAGYVDVLPLLGGLDAWRDAGRTLESLQMQARNEVPVNITPKAV, from the coding sequence ATGCTACATGACCTCCTCGCGCGCTACGGGCCCGCGCTGGTATTCGCGAATGTTCTCGCCGGATCGCTTGGGCTGCCCGTGCCCGCGATGCCCGCGCTCGTGTTGTTCGGCGCGATGGCGGCCATGCATCCCGGCCTCGTCGGCCAGCAGGTGGCGCCGGTGCTCGCGCTCGCCATCTTCGCCATGCTGATCGGCGACAGCGTCTGGTTCCTCGCGGGCCGTCTTTACGGCGGCGACACGCTCAAGACGCTTTGCAAGCTCTCGCTCTCGCGCGACACCTGCGTGAAAAAGACCGAACGCTTTTTCGGCCGCTGGGGCGTGCGCGTGCTCGCCGTGGCGAAGTTCGTGCCGGGTCTGTCGCTCGTGTCGGTGCCGCTCGCCGGTGCGATGGGCGTGCCGTATCGCCAGTTCATTGGGTTCGACGGCATCGGCGCGGCGCTCTGGTCGGGCACCGGCCTGTTGATCGGCGTGATGTTCGCCCCGCAAATCGACATGCTGATGGCGGGCGCGAGCCGCCTCGGGCGCGGCGTGGCCGTCGTCATCGTCGTGTTGCTGCTGCTTTACGCGGCGTACCGCTGGCAGCGCCGCCGCCAGCTCATCAAGAAGCTCGCGAATGCGCGTATCACCGTGGACGATCTCTATCGGGCGATGGGCGCCAAGCCGCCGCCCGTGGTGTTCGACATTCGCTCGGAGGAAAAGCGCAAGCTCGATCCGTACGTCATTCCGGGCGCGATTTTCGCCGACGAGCGCCAGCTCAGCGAGATCCTCGCGAAGTATCCGCTCGATCAGAAGCTCGTGATCTACTGCTCCTGCCCCAATGAAATTTCCGCGGCCTGGATGGCGAAGAAGCTCGTCGAGGCCGGTTATGTCGATGTATTGCCGCTGCTCGGCGGACTCGACGCGTGGCGCGACGCCGGCCGCACGCTCGAGTCGCTGCAAATGCAGGCGCGCAACGAAGTTCCGGTCAACATCACGCCTAAAGCTGTCTGA
- a CDS encoding FAD-dependent oxidoreductase, with product MGTIPETEVEDTDAAPAASQLSDTQPQPAEAPFSTLSTRMHQMFPQLTDAEVARLARFGERRHWAAGEMLFRTGETGPGMFVLLSGSVKVSQHDGLGRERLIVEHGRGHFLAEVGQLSGGPALVDGMALEPVDAILIPPERLRAAIVAEAELGERIVRALILRRVSLIEKGAGGPILVGKHNDPALVSLQGFLSRNGHPYSVLDERDESMLNVVERFAARCEDLPLVICPDGSVLRHPSSPELATCLGILPELDGERVYDVAVVGAGPAGLATAVYAASEGLSVIVLDSRAPGGQAGASSRIENYLGFPTGISGQALAGRAFVQAQKFGAHVAIPVNVQALHCDEAPRRLETCSGDVRAHTVVIASGAVYRKPAIDGLDRYTGRGVYYWASPVEAKLCKHENVVLVGGGNSAGQAIVYLSTHARQIDVLIRKTGFESTMSRYLIDRISSLANVNVHPRTEIGGLGEDDSGLASVQLKLPCPQGVDHFDARHLFLFTGAEPNTGWLRECGVALDANGFVLTGDNESCSLSTSVEGVYAIGDARAGSTKRVAAAVGEGAAVVAQIHQRLEALRPVRVAAAVNA from the coding sequence ATGGGCACGATTCCCGAAACCGAGGTTGAAGACACCGACGCGGCGCCCGCCGCGAGCCAGCTTTCCGACACGCAACCGCAACCCGCCGAAGCGCCGTTCTCGACGCTCTCCACGCGGATGCACCAGATGTTCCCGCAACTCACCGACGCCGAAGTCGCGCGCCTCGCCCGCTTCGGCGAGCGCCGCCACTGGGCGGCGGGCGAAATGCTGTTTCGCACTGGCGAAACCGGCCCCGGCATGTTCGTGCTGCTCTCCGGTTCCGTCAAAGTTTCGCAGCACGACGGGCTCGGCCGCGAGCGCCTGATCGTCGAACACGGGCGCGGTCATTTCCTCGCCGAAGTGGGCCAGTTGTCCGGCGGCCCGGCGCTCGTGGACGGCATGGCGCTCGAACCCGTGGATGCGATCCTGATTCCGCCCGAACGCCTGCGCGCGGCCATCGTCGCCGAAGCCGAACTCGGTGAACGCATCGTGCGCGCGCTGATCCTGCGCCGTGTCTCGCTGATCGAAAAGGGCGCGGGCGGCCCGATTCTCGTCGGCAAGCACAACGATCCCGCGCTGGTCTCGCTGCAAGGCTTCCTTTCGCGCAACGGTCATCCGTATTCGGTGCTCGACGAACGCGACGAAAGCATGCTGAACGTGGTCGAACGCTTCGCCGCGCGCTGCGAGGACCTGCCGCTCGTGATCTGCCCCGACGGCTCCGTGCTGCGCCATCCTTCCTCGCCGGAACTCGCCACGTGCCTCGGCATCCTGCCCGAACTCGACGGCGAACGCGTCTACGACGTTGCCGTGGTGGGCGCCGGTCCCGCGGGTCTCGCCACGGCCGTGTATGCGGCGTCCGAAGGGCTTTCGGTGATCGTGCTCGACTCGCGCGCGCCGGGCGGTCAGGCGGGCGCGAGTTCGCGCATCGAAAACTATCTCGGCTTTCCCACCGGCATCTCGGGTCAGGCACTCGCGGGCCGCGCATTCGTGCAGGCGCAGAAGTTCGGCGCGCACGTCGCGATTCCCGTGAACGTGCAGGCGCTCCATTGCGACGAGGCGCCTCGCCGGCTCGAAACCTGTAGCGGCGACGTGCGCGCGCATACCGTCGTGATCGCGAGCGGCGCCGTGTATCGCAAGCCCGCCATCGACGGACTCGATCGCTACACCGGCCGCGGCGTGTACTACTGGGCGTCGCCGGTCGAAGCCAAGCTCTGCAAGCACGAGAACGTCGTGCTCGTGGGCGGCGGCAATTCGGCGGGCCAGGCCATCGTCTATCTTTCCACGCACGCGCGCCAGATCGACGTGCTGATCCGCAAGACCGGGTTCGAATCGACGATGTCGCGTTACCTGATCGACCGCATTTCTTCGCTCGCGAACGTGAACGTGCATCCGCGCACGGAGATCGGCGGTCTCGGCGAAGACGACAGCGGTCTCGCCTCCGTGCAACTGAAGCTGCCGTGCCCGCAAGGCGTCGATCACTTCGACGCGCGCCACCTGTTCCTCTTCACGGGCGCCGAGCCGAACACGGGCTGGCTGCGCGAGTGCGGCGTCGCGCTCGACGCGAACGGCTTCGTGCTCACCGGCGACAACGAGTCGTGCAGCCTCTCCACCTCGGTGGAAGGCGTCTACGCCATCGGCGACGCGCGCGCGGGCTCGACCAAGCGCGTGGCGGCGGCCGTGGGCGAAGGCGCGGCCGTGGTCGCGCAGATCCATCAACGTCTCGAAGCCCTGCGGCCCGTGCGCGTGGCGGCGGCCGTCAATGCCTGA
- a CDS encoding winged helix-turn-helix domain-containing protein — protein sequence MPEGEGDVDVERATSINASVDAAIDTHSNTPTLPLSAARTLHLAAQGLLVPPRRKATPDEVLAAIRRMAQLQIDTIHVVARSPYFVLFSRIGAFEPRWLDALLAAGKLFEYWSHEACFVPIEDYGLLRHRMLDPSGMGWKYAAAWHEQYREEISALLEHIRAQGAVRSADFARAEGEKGSGWWNWKPEKRHLEVLFAIGALMVAERQNFHRVYDVTERVLPHWNDARDLPPREHAERALLLHTCRALGVIRADWAADYYRLPRRPYSGALHALADAGELVPVRVEGWKPDAFVHRDHAPLIADAANGALASTVTTLLSPFDPVVWDRKRAVTLFDFDYAIECYVPAAKRKYGYFVLPILSRGKLVGRADAKAHRAQGIFELKSLHLEPGVRVSGRLVADLRRALQRCADWHGTPELQIGAAPDGLAAALLEA from the coding sequence ATGCCTGAAGGCGAAGGCGATGTCGATGTCGAGCGCGCTACGTCCATCAACGCGTCCGTCGATGCCGCCATCGACACGCATTCGAACACGCCCACCCTGCCGCTGAGCGCGGCGCGCACGCTGCATCTCGCGGCCCAGGGGCTGCTCGTGCCGCCGCGCCGCAAAGCCACGCCCGACGAGGTGCTCGCCGCGATCCGCCGCATGGCGCAATTGCAGATCGACACGATCCACGTGGTCGCGCGCAGCCCGTATTTCGTGCTGTTCAGCCGCATTGGCGCGTTCGAGCCACGCTGGCTCGACGCGCTGCTCGCCGCGGGCAAACTCTTCGAATACTGGTCGCACGAGGCGTGTTTCGTGCCGATCGAGGATTACGGGCTGCTGCGGCATCGCATGCTCGATCCTTCGGGCATGGGCTGGAAATACGCGGCCGCGTGGCACGAACAGTATCGCGAGGAAATCAGCGCCTTGCTCGAACACATACGCGCGCAAGGGGCCGTGCGTTCCGCCGATTTCGCGCGGGCCGAAGGCGAGAAAGGCAGCGGCTGGTGGAACTGGAAGCCCGAAAAGCGCCACCTCGAAGTGCTGTTCGCCATTGGCGCGCTGATGGTGGCCGAGCGGCAGAATTTCCATCGCGTCTACGACGTGACCGAGCGCGTGTTGCCGCACTGGAACGACGCGCGCGACCTGCCGCCGCGCGAACACGCCGAACGCGCGCTGCTGCTGCACACGTGCCGCGCGTTGGGCGTGATTCGCGCCGACTGGGCCGCCGACTATTACCGCCTGCCGCGCCGCCCGTACTCAGGCGCCCTGCACGCGCTCGCCGACGCGGGCGAACTCGTGCCCGTACGCGTGGAAGGCTGGAAACCCGATGCCTTCGTGCATCGCGACCATGCGCCGCTTATCGCCGATGCCGCGAACGGCGCGCTCGCCTCGACGGTCACAACGCTGCTTTCGCCGTTCGATCCGGTGGTGTGGGACCGCAAGCGCGCGGTGACGCTGTTCGACTTCGACTACGCGATCGAGTGCTACGTGCCGGCGGCAAAGCGCAAGTACGGCTACTTCGTACTGCCGATCTTGAGCCGCGGGAAACTGGTGGGTCGCGCCGACGCGAAAGCGCATCGCGCGCAGGGCATCTTCGAATTGAAATCGCTGCATCTGGAGCCGGGTGTGCGCGTGAGCGGCCGTCTCGTGGCCGACTTGCGCCGGGCCTTGCAACGTTGTGCGGATTGGCACGGCACGCCCGAACTACAAATTGGCGCCGCGCCGGACGGCCTGGCGGCCGCCCTGCTCGAAGCGTAG
- a CDS encoding thioredoxin family protein has translation MSYATNAPSRKDVEALSGAAVVEFGTDWCGYCQGAEPLIGTAFEQHPQVRRIQVEDGPGRVLGRSFRVKLWPTLIFLRDGVEVARVVRPTHATELNDAFAALG, from the coding sequence ATGAGCTACGCCACCAACGCGCCCTCGCGCAAAGACGTCGAAGCGCTTTCCGGCGCCGCGGTCGTCGAGTTCGGCACCGACTGGTGCGGCTACTGCCAGGGCGCGGAACCCTTGATTGGCACGGCTTTCGAGCAACATCCGCAGGTGCGCCGCATTCAGGTGGAAGATGGGCCGGGCCGTGTGCTCGGCCGCTCGTTTCGCGTCAAGCTGTGGCCCACGCTGATCTTTTTGCGCGACGGCGTCGAAGTGGCGCGCGTGGTGCGCCCCACCCACGCCACCGAATTGAACGACGCGTTCGCGGCGCTGGGCTAA
- the hpaR gene encoding homoprotocatechuate degradation operon regulator HpaR encodes MLLLRAREKMMERFRPLITSHGLTEQQWRVIRALNESGPLEPRQISDICTISSPSMAGVLARMETLGLVTKARFADDQRRVLVSLTKKSHQLVKAISKELEARYRTLEEEVGPDVVERVYRAIDDLLAGLE; translated from the coding sequence ATGCTGTTGTTACGCGCGCGCGAAAAGATGATGGAGCGGTTTCGCCCGCTGATTACGTCGCACGGGCTTACCGAGCAGCAGTGGCGCGTGATTCGCGCGCTCAACGAGAGCGGCCCGCTGGAGCCGCGTCAGATTTCGGACATCTGCACGATTTCGAGCCCGAGCATGGCAGGCGTGCTCGCACGCATGGAAACGCTCGGCCTCGTGACGAAGGCGCGTTTCGCCGACGACCAGCGCCGCGTGCTGGTCTCGCTCACGAAGAAGAGCCACCAACTCGTGAAAGCGATTTCAAAGGAACTGGAAGCGCGCTACCGGACGCTGGAAGAAGAGGTCGGGCCGGACGTGGTGGAGCGCGTGTATCGCGCCATCGACGATCTGCTCGCCGGTCTCGAATGA
- a CDS encoding fumarylacetoacetate hydrolase family protein has product MFSVADHLIHLQDEALPRDADAASVHALLAQGAACRAPVHGAVYGTLLNDRAALEALGEAANAPPYKAPPRAPILYLKPRNTLAGHRARVPVPGSEGVQVGASLGIVLGRTAARVTPHDAFDYVAGYTLVADLCVPHASVYRPSVRFRARDNFCVIGPAVTARHHVSDPDDLAIRVDIAGRAPFHASTATCVRGVAQLLADVTDFMTLAPGDVLTLGVPHDAPIVHAGEHATLTIGAWPALDIAFIAAGDPA; this is encoded by the coding sequence ATGTTTTCCGTTGCCGATCATCTGATTCATCTGCAAGACGAAGCGTTGCCGCGCGATGCCGACGCCGCAAGCGTGCACGCCCTGCTTGCGCAAGGCGCCGCGTGCCGCGCGCCCGTGCACGGCGCGGTGTACGGCACGCTGCTCAACGACCGCGCGGCGCTCGAAGCACTCGGCGAAGCCGCGAACGCGCCGCCTTACAAGGCGCCGCCGCGTGCGCCCATTCTCTATTTGAAGCCGCGCAACACGCTGGCCGGGCACCGCGCCCGCGTGCCGGTGCCGGGCAGTGAAGGCGTGCAGGTGGGCGCGTCGCTCGGCATCGTGCTCGGGCGCACGGCTGCTCGCGTCACGCCGCACGACGCGTTCGACTACGTCGCGGGCTACACGCTCGTCGCGGATCTGTGCGTCCCGCATGCGAGCGTGTATCGCCCTTCCGTGCGCTTTCGCGCGCGCGACAACTTTTGCGTGATCGGCCCGGCGGTGACCGCGCGCCATCACGTTAGCGATCCTGACGATCTCGCGATTCGCGTCGACATCGCAGGCCGCGCGCCGTTTCACGCGAGCACCGCCACCTGCGTGCGCGGTGTCGCGCAACTGCTCGCCGACGTCACCGACTTCATGACGCTCGCGCCCGGCGACGTGCTGACACTCGGCGTGCCGCACGACGCCCCCATCGTCCACGCAGGCGAACACGCCACCCTCACGATCGGCGCGTGGCCTGCACTCGACATCGCGTTCATCGCGGCGGGAGACCCGGCATGA
- a CDS encoding fumarylacetoacetate hydrolase family protein, with translation MMRARVAYAGAIHEATPHHGKVRLADGRVCEEHDVVWLAPFEPGTIFALGLNYAEHAKELQFSKQEEPLVFLKGPGSVIGHRGTTRRPADVTFMHYECELAVVIGRTAQNVTRDTAMQYVAGYSIANDYAIRDYLENYYRPNLRVKNRDGGTVLGPWFVDAADIADVNALELRTFVNGELTQRGNTRDLVTGIAELIEYLSGFMTLAPGDVILTGTPEGVVNVNAGDEVVCEIDGLGRLVNTIASDADYGR, from the coding sequence ATGATGCGCGCCAGAGTTGCCTATGCGGGCGCCATTCACGAAGCCACGCCACACCACGGCAAGGTGCGCCTCGCGGACGGCCGTGTGTGCGAAGAGCACGACGTGGTCTGGCTCGCGCCGTTCGAACCCGGCACGATCTTCGCCCTCGGCCTGAATTACGCGGAACACGCCAAAGAATTGCAGTTCTCGAAGCAGGAGGAACCGCTCGTGTTTCTCAAGGGACCGGGCAGCGTGATCGGTCATCGCGGCACCACGCGCCGCCCCGCCGACGTCACCTTCATGCACTACGAGTGCGAACTCGCGGTCGTGATCGGCCGTACCGCGCAAAACGTCACGCGCGACACCGCGATGCAGTACGTCGCCGGCTATTCGATCGCCAACGACTACGCCATTCGCGACTATCTGGAGAATTACTACCGCCCGAATCTGCGCGTGAAGAATCGCGATGGCGGTACGGTGCTCGGCCCCTGGTTCGTCGACGCCGCCGACATCGCCGACGTCAACGCGCTCGAACTGCGCACCTTCGTGAACGGCGAACTCACGCAGCGCGGCAATACGCGCGATCTCGTCACGGGCATCGCGGAACTCATCGAATATTTGAGTGGCTTCATGACGCTCGCGCCCGGCGACGTCATTCTCACGGGCACGCCCGAAGGCGTCGTCAACGTCAATGCCGGCGACGAAGTCGTGTGCGAAATCGACGGTCTCGGACGCCTCGTCAACACCATCGCCAGCGACGCCGACTACGGGCGTTGA